One stretch of Tenrec ecaudatus isolate mTenEca1 chromosome 18, mTenEca1.hap1, whole genome shotgun sequence DNA includes these proteins:
- the ACP7 gene encoding acid phosphatase type 7 has product MCLPGPCWACCLLLTVFSLGVQGAPEPLTAAPEQVHLSYPDEPGAMTVTWTTWVPTHSEVQFGLQLSGPLPLRAHGTSSPFVDGGLQRRKLYMHRVVLRGLLPGVQYVYRCGSAQGWSRRFRFRTLKKGTHWSPRLAVFGDLGAENPKALPRLRRDIQQGMYDAVLHVGDFAYNMDEDNARVGDKFMRLIEPLAANLPYMTCPGNHEQRYNFSNYKARFSMPGNTEGLWYSWDLGPAHIISFSTEVYFFLHYGVHMVERQFRWLESDLQKANQNRAARPWIITMGHRPMYCSNADLDDCRSHQSRVRKGLFGRLYGLEDLFYKYGVDLELWAHEHSYERLWPIYNYQVFNGSQVAPYTNPKGPVHIITGSAGCEERLTPFAIFPGPWSALRVREYGYTRLHILNGTHVHIQQVSDDQDGKIVDDFWMVRPLKNRHKYL; this is encoded by the exons aTGAGCCGGGTGCCATGACTGTCACCTGGACCACGTGGGTCCCTACCCACTCAGAAGTGCAGTTTGGGCTGCAACTCTCAGGGCCCCTGCCCCTCCGGGCCCATGGCACTTCCAGCCCCTTTGTGGATGGGGGCCTTCAGCGCCGGAAGCTCTACATGCACCGGGTGGTCCTTCGGGGGCTGCTACCTGGGGTCCAGTATG TTTACCGCTGTGGCAGTGCCCAGGGCTGGAGCCGTCGGTTCCGCTTCAGGACCCTAAAGAAAGGGACCCACTGGAGCCCCCGCCTGGCAGTGTTTGGGGACCTGGGGGCTGAAAACCCAAAGGCTCTCCCCCGGCTACGCAGGGACATACAGCAGGGCATGTACGACGCTGTTCTCCATGTGG GAGACTTTGCCTACAACATGGACGAGGACAACGCCCGCGTGGGGGACAAGTTCATGAGGCTCATCGAGCCCCTGGCCGCCAACCTGCCCTACATGACTTGTCCTGGCAACCACGAACAACGCTA CAACTTCTCTAACTACAAGGCTCGCTTCAGTATGCCCGGGAACACGGAGGGCCTTTGGTACAG CTGGGACCTGGGCCCTGCCCACATCATCTCTTTCTCCACCGAGGTCTACTTCTTTCTCCACTACGGCGTCCACATGGTGGAGAGGCAGTTCCGCTGGCTGGAGAGCGACCTCCAG AAAGCCAACCAGAACCGGGCAGCCCGGCCGTGGATCATCACCATGggtcaccggcccatgtactgcTCCAACGCCGACCTGGACGACTGTCGCAGTCACCAGAGCAGG gTCCGCAAAGGCCTCTTTGGAAGATTGTATGGCTTGGAGGATCTGTTCTACAAATACG GGGTCGACCTGGAGCTGTGGGCTCATGAGCACTCGTATGAACGGCTGTGGCCAATTTACAACTACCAG GTGTTTAATGGCAGCCAAGTGGCGCCCTACACCAACCCCAAGGGTCCTGTGCACATCATCACGGGGTCCGCA ggctgcgAGGAGCGACTGACGCCTTTTGCCATCTTCCCCGGGCCCTGGAGTGCCCTGCGGGTGAGGGAGTATGGCTACACCCGGCTGCATATCCTCAACGGGACCCACGTGCACATCCAGCAGGTGTCCGATGACCAG GATGGAAAGATTGTGGATGACTTCTGGATGGTGAGACCCCTGAAGAACCGGCATAAGTACCTCTAG